From Mycolicibacterium gilvum, the proteins below share one genomic window:
- a CDS encoding ESX secretion-associated protein EspG — MALTTTVGGVWVLQALLGVESMPTALRLKPFIPSVHHELIVETTAGPVPIAETAEYLSLVQAGAISPSGAVDDPVRDWMTVLGRPDRQAVLTIRRPSGQAVHNGELPTVEERVVVVCRYRRWLAMAARDGNEMVVDAVGETDDPAVQADLMCQTLMPALGVAAPADIDGVNIPADLMQSTLEAAVPQGRDATIAAMSRLGLQPQQAEVLAAATRLDDSAMAVAMVIDHDIAQHVHPRVVTVADTEFGRVSITTSTSADGKQWLSLWSATTDAVREDLYGLLSAPRAAA; from the coding sequence GCGTTGCGGCTCAAGCCATTTATTCCGTCAGTGCATCACGAACTGATTGTTGAGACCACAGCAGGGCCGGTCCCGATCGCTGAAACCGCCGAGTATCTGAGCCTGGTGCAGGCCGGCGCTATTTCCCCCAGTGGCGCGGTCGACGACCCGGTGCGCGACTGGATGACCGTGCTGGGCCGCCCTGATCGTCAGGCCGTCCTGACCATACGGCGACCGTCAGGGCAGGCCGTCCACAACGGTGAGCTCCCGACGGTGGAGGAGCGGGTGGTCGTGGTGTGCCGGTACCGCCGGTGGCTGGCGATGGCTGCCCGCGACGGCAACGAGATGGTCGTTGACGCGGTGGGGGAGACCGATGACCCCGCAGTTCAGGCGGACTTGATGTGCCAAACCTTGATGCCGGCGCTGGGTGTGGCCGCACCCGCTGATATCGACGGCGTCAACATCCCCGCCGACCTGATGCAATCGACGCTGGAAGCCGCTGTCCCGCAAGGGCGAGACGCCACGATCGCCGCGATGAGCCGGCTGGGACTGCAACCCCAGCAGGCCGAGGTCCTGGCTGCGGCGACACGCTTGGACGACTCGGCCATGGCCGTCGCCATGGTGATTGACCACGACATCGCCCAGCATGTCCATCCCCGGGTGGTCACGGTGGCCGACACCGAGTTTGGCCGCGTGAGCATCACCACGAGCACGTCGGCAGACGGTAAGCAGTGGCTGAGCTTGTGGTCGGCCACCACCGACGCCGTGCGCGAGGACCTCTACGGGCTGCTTTCCGCGCCACGGGCGGCCGCGTAA
- the eccB gene encoding type VII secretion protein EccB, translating to MALNLTSRLQVTAHYFWNRRNAAALSHHGVRLEYDPEQRRSAALILGVMFTLLAMALMFVLSWFKPAGQVGQSAILADRDTGAVYVMVDGRLHPALNLMSARLIAGQPNNPTFVKAAELEKYPQGPLVGIVGAPAAMPIRTASSSDWTVCDTAPTPTSTTSAASEPVVTAIAGQLTLGQRSAPLQMPDAILGRYGDRTYVIWEGHRSEIDLSNKAVALALGVDSTAPEPIPLSRPLFDALPATDPLVSPAIPGAGEPSRWNVADGAVIGSVLTVRDLGQPNAAESLYVLLRDGVQRVSPFVASLLRSANSFGDVAPIQVAPDKLAPIPVVDKLPVSFYPATRLRLVDTAVNATTCLAWSKGATDRAAEVTILSGQGLPIPLGSADNRLVKLPKGVRDPESVEADQVYIGPGATNLVMTTSAAPAASSREAMWWISDQGVRYGIELSDDAFTALGVSPDRSQQAPWPLIRAFAPGPALTRADALVQHDSLAPVGGAEALPTRSPGS from the coding sequence ATGGCGCTGAATTTGACGTCGCGGCTGCAGGTGACGGCCCACTATTTCTGGAACCGCCGCAACGCCGCGGCACTGAGCCATCACGGCGTTCGGCTCGAATACGACCCCGAACAGCGCCGCAGCGCTGCCCTCATCCTCGGGGTCATGTTCACACTGCTGGCCATGGCGCTGATGTTCGTGCTGTCGTGGTTCAAGCCGGCCGGCCAGGTCGGCCAGTCGGCCATTTTGGCCGACCGCGACACCGGCGCGGTCTACGTGATGGTCGACGGTCGACTACACCCGGCGCTGAACCTGATGAGCGCCCGGCTGATCGCCGGCCAGCCGAATAATCCGACGTTCGTCAAGGCCGCAGAGCTGGAGAAATACCCGCAAGGGCCGCTGGTGGGCATCGTGGGCGCTCCCGCGGCGATGCCCATCCGTACGGCGTCGTCCTCGGACTGGACCGTGTGCGACACCGCACCGACACCGACGTCGACGACCTCGGCCGCCTCGGAACCTGTGGTCACGGCGATCGCCGGCCAGCTGACGCTAGGCCAGCGCTCAGCGCCGCTGCAGATGCCCGATGCCATCTTGGGCCGCTACGGCGATCGGACCTATGTGATCTGGGAGGGACACCGCTCCGAGATTGACCTCAGCAATAAGGCGGTCGCTTTAGCCTTGGGCGTCGATTCGACTGCGCCGGAACCGATTCCGTTGTCCCGACCGCTTTTTGACGCCCTTCCGGCGACCGACCCGCTGGTGAGCCCGGCCATCCCGGGGGCCGGGGAACCGTCACGATGGAATGTCGCCGACGGCGCGGTGATCGGGTCAGTGCTGACCGTGCGCGACCTCGGCCAGCCCAACGCTGCCGAATCGCTGTACGTGCTGTTACGTGATGGTGTGCAACGGGTTTCGCCGTTCGTCGCCTCACTCCTGCGATCGGCGAACTCGTTCGGTGATGTGGCCCCGATTCAGGTGGCCCCCGACAAACTCGCTCCGATACCGGTGGTGGATAAGCTGCCGGTGTCGTTCTACCCGGCCACTCGGCTGCGCCTGGTGGACACTGCCGTCAACGCCACCACCTGCCTGGCGTGGTCGAAGGGCGCTACAGACCGCGCTGCCGAAGTCACGATCTTGTCGGGGCAAGGGTTGCCGATCCCGCTCGGCTCCGCCGATAACCGCCTGGTCAAACTCCCGAAGGGCGTGCGCGATCCCGAATCGGTGGAGGCTGACCAGGTGTACATCGGCCCCGGTGCCACGAACTTGGTCATGACGACCAGTGCGGCCCCAGCGGCGTCCTCGCGCGAAGCGATGTGGTGGATTTCAGATCAAGGGGTCCGCTACGGCATCGAGTTGTCCGACGACGCGTTCACGGCCCTCGGGGTGTCCCCGGATCGGTCGCAGCAGGCACCGTGGCCGCTGATCCGGGCATTTGCGCCAGGGCCAGCACTCACCCGCGCCGACGCACTGGTCCAGCACGACTCGCTCGCTCCCGTCGGGGGCGCCGAAGCGCTCCCCACCAGGTCGCCGGGAAGCTAG